DNA sequence from the Polyodon spathula isolate WHYD16114869_AA chromosome 19, ASM1765450v1, whole genome shotgun sequence genome:
cttttagtattggtGAAACGCATAAACTGGAATAGTGTCTTACAAAGAAGTAATAAGTGGTGGCTGTGGTTTGACTTGCAATTCTAATTCCCTAAATGCACTTCTGAATTTACCTCTAACTCATGGTGCTATTATATAGTAAAAGCTTGATCTGAGCCTGAAAAATCAagatcagcatttttttttctttattgctgttgAGTAATGTAgtaaaacaatgacattttaggtaatattgctttgttttcagtggtaaatatttaaatgtttttcaccCTCATGACATGTAACACAGGTATAATATTCGTAGTAGTTCAGGATGCAGACTTAATAACATGATCCATGTATTATTCCTCATCTGTCGGAAGCCAGAAATATTCCACCACTTTTCTGCTTTTTCGAGTAGATACCATTTCAGGAATTTCTATGGGTGAAAGTTCACTAAAATGTACTTGAGATGAGTTTCTTCGAGTACTTGAACTTGGAGCAGCAACTCTGTACATTAGTCTTGAGTAGGAAGGGAAAAGTTGTTAGAACAAGTACAAGTCTgcaaaataacaatgttttattaagggGACATAAATATGGCATTTATATCCCTTAAATTTCCTTTTGGAGCTTTAACTAGTCATGTCACTAACAGGTTTTTCTCAGCATATGGAAAATGtgataaatatatgtatttttctacTCAGATGTGTGTAGTTTAATGcttcaaaactttaaaaatacatgttaatattaattgtatttgaaaaattgTGCAGGCAGCATTACATACTTTCACAAAATGATGCAGTGCAAATAAATTCAACCACAGTCAACTAAAAGGCTTTGGAATACTCTGGTTCGTGTTGCAAGGAATGTAGTAATTGGTATTCCATTACCACTGGCAGGCttaaaatagacatgttaaaacAATGGGAAGAGTTTCCAGCCTTGTCATGTATCCATagtgatgtgtttttgttttgctgatggCCTCTTTCGTAAcggaaaaaaagttatttttaaaaaccttttagaGAATTAAAATGGGCTAATCTGCAGATATGTTTTTATAATCGtagaaatgtgtgctttttttttctacttgtgtctacattaaaaacaaatcaatgtggGTCAGACAGCATTCTAGACACTAGTAACAGTTCAATCACTAGCATGAAAAAATGCAGTATAAAAGATGAAAATAAGGTACAACTTGCTCTTTGAAAACCTTGTCATTACCTATCTGGACACTTTCCAACATTGCTACTTTGTGAAATAGACAGCACAATATTATGCAAATGAGCTGAACCACAGGACACTtaattatatgaaatatataagGCCCTGATCAGTTACATGTGACCAAGCAAGGATTTCCATGAATCAGAAGGGGGAGATAGTAGGTACCCATTGTGTGCACTTATATTTCCAACTGCAACTAGGAAATTCAAATCTGTTGTGTAATGCAAggaaattacctttgcaattgatGGATTAACGGGAGGTAATACAATGACTGCTGACAGATAGTGGATGGTAATATTTGAAAGACACCAAGAGAGAGAGCAATTTGTATTGTCTGGAACAATGTGCAGGAGTGGTGCGAGAGGGAGGATGTTCTACATCCTATTAAAGTGATCACACCCTGTGGTTTATATTTGCCACCTATTTCCAAATACATTTATTCCAGTTACCTTTCTGGCTCTTCAGGTTCTGTGCCAGGTGTGGACAGATACACCGGCTCTCCTTCCTGAATAAGAGAAGATATGGCAGGTAAATTAAACTTCTAGATACGTGTGCCTTTAGAAGAGttgtacaaatacaaatgtgtttttgttttgtttttttaatatcggTTTTATATAGACATGACTAAGTAATTTCCCCCAGAAAGCTCATTTCTTACCGCTAGTTTTAACtgttaagtgtttatttttaggtaACATTAGGGTATAAAATACaagttcaaataataataacatttttgtttttcgtgTAACCATGGTAAAACCCCAAGATGTATTTATTGCAGTTAGCACTTACACTGTCATGAGATCATAACAAACAATTGGCTATTAGTGTCCTCTAGGTACACACTGTCCCAGCACACCATGGTAACTAGGGCTCCTAACAATGGAAAAAGCCAGCTACATTAACAAACTAACCACAAAAACTGAACAATCATACAGAGAGTTGTTATTGCCAAGCTTTTCAGTGTAACTGGTTCACTTCAAAAACTGTTTATAATAACTGTTCTCTGGCTTTGTTTACATCTGTTGCAGACCCAGTGATAGTGTTATTCCAACACGCCACAAGAGAACACTAATCGTTTAAAAGACTGTTGACTTTTTAACCATTGCTAAGATGTATAAACAgaaagacaaaataataaaatgctttattttctatCCTTACCAGCAGAGCTGCAATCGACACCCTAATTACGTATTCGACTATATTGTAgacatttatcaacgataatcgatgcattgatgttttatttttcaaaataaacaaacattagttgtttttaaatagaaaaagcaTAACTAAAAACACCGTTGTgcataacagttaaacaaaaggcacaacttgcattcaaattagaacatttcgattataaacaaagaaatacagaTATGTTTTACAATTGAAGAATATGCGTGCATCCGCATCAGattaacattataataataacaaaaaataatacattttaacataaGTAATTTCTTAAATATGGTTGTTCAATGCaaagcaaagcatttgaattaatctcacaaaccctGACTAATGTAACTATCGTactaaaaattattttttgtataatatttccatataatccaaacataacatgctttgaaacaaaggGTAATTGGTAAATTtaatagataaagaaaaaaactgttaatattaatatagaagaaagtttgtctgtctgtctgttcctttatgcatttgaACCCCGCaggagcaagtgttttttttttttaattaaaaatggcaaaaaacaaaaaaaaaaaaaaaaaaaaacaggatacttcagctagtttttaaattaaaaaaaaaaaaaaaaacgtgtataCTTGGCCTACATCTGATTAGTCTTATCCAACGCGTAATGTAGGCttgaagtgtgtatcctagcaacgcgctaatCTACCGAGCTAGCACTAAAAGCAGCCCACTCATACTTGAGGTTTCAATGCAAACCATCAACATGAGACTTAAACCGTGGTACCAATTCGATGCATCGATTCACGAACGTGTAATCGAAGCTTAAAATTTAAGAACAGATGATCAGTAATCGAcgcatcgattaattgttgcacccctactTACCAGAAAGCTTCTAAGAGTCCCATCTTCATTTTTCAGAATTCGAACTCTCTGGCCATTTTCAGTGACGCATAAGAAATAGCTCTTGATATTAGCTTGGCACTATGAGGAAACAGTAGAGGGACTGTTATTACCAAAAAAACTCTGTTAATCAAAGCGttataatttactgtacttaGAAAGAAAGATCCAGCAAGTACATTAACTGGCCACAGCCAAGCTGTTCCGTTTACTTACCgctttattttgtcttttggACTTCTCCTCCTCCTGAGAGCTGAGGATATCTGCCAGGGCGTCGTGCTTACGTCTCCACGTGTCTCTCTCGTTAGCCATCTCCTGTCTCTCGTGTTCAGCCAGTCTCTTCTCCCGCTCTACTTCACGCTGTGCCTTGGTGGACTTCTCTGAGAGCTCTTCAGCTGCCAGAGCCCTGCGCCTGGAGCTCACCTCCCTGAGGAACACCATACCATTGGGACATGAGTTTGTGTAGTTCTGTGCCAATGCACACAAGACTCCTTGTAAATCTATTGCATTTGCTGCtgtataattgtgtgttttttgtttggttgtttttctgCATCATTGTAGATAAGTTATTTGGATGCATAAATTGAATGGCCTGACTGCTGATCACATtttgtgccatatatatatatatatagtatgcttttcataatgtatttttaaaatattatacaataaaGAAGATAGCTGTTTTTCCCCCCTCTAAATGATTTTACTCAAAAACTGGTGCTGACTAACCACAATTATAATATGTGCTTGGCTGCCAAATTGCCTGTTTCTGAGGCCTGATGTGTCCGGTTGTGACTGTGAAAGTATAATTTCTTAGGATGTGTTAACTAATTATAGGCATTTAGGAAAAATAAGATGTGCTTGGAAAGAAAGCACATGTCAGCAAGTCAAACAGGTAAACTGTTTAAAagccatcatttattttttatttttttaaactgcctgaCTGAGCTTCACACTCTTTACATTAGTCTGAAGAACATCAGAAGAGAATTCATTGCTGTAAACAATTCAGCAGGCAATACATTAGCAAGTGACAATGAAAAATGGCATACTTCTCTCTAAGTTTTGAGGACTCTTCAGTTAATTCCTTCAGTTTGTGCCTGAGTTCATTTCCTTCCCGTTCCAAGTCTCGATTTTCTTCCAGTAGTACTTGCTTTTCCACGGTTATCCTCTCTAACTTGATCTTACTTTCAAAGTAATTCTTTTCCACCTGGGCTAAAACCTGCTGCACATCGGTTAactaaaacaacagcagcagaaaaTTACATTCAAACAAAACTGGGTGTGCACTTAGAGCATGGTACTTTAATAAGACTTCCTGTTATGATATTTATGACAGGGAAGACCTCCAGTCATTGCAGAGGCCcggaatatgtactgtacatgaagggaaataaatgtatgtttttgttaccAAACCGATGTATGGTTGAAATGATGTAGctaatacagtagttaaatccaCTGCTTTCAGATTAAACATTCTTGTATTATGGGATGGTTGTGGCTGCTACCCCAGATTGCTTTGGAAACAAGGCTCAAATTTTCCACTGGGTAAATTGCCCATGTCATAAATGGTTTGGAGTGGACAATTTGCCTACATTTTGCCCGCAGAGTAAATTACAGTATAGGTCAATACATCTTATGATGTAGGACCCCTGTTGAATAAATGAACCTCTTTGTACTGTATGCGAGGGTGTGCTGTTAACAAACTCAGCACTCCCACCCTTTGCCAGCTGGTTTTACCCTGCTCTTCAGCGGCTGGATTTCCTCTTTTAGCTTGCCATTCTCAGCCACTAGCAGGCCTTTCTCCTCCCTGGACTGCTGTGCCTGTGTTTCAACCTGAGCCCGCCTCCTCTCTGCTTCACATCTGGATGAATCAGCTTCCTcggcagctctgcagcacaaGGTCTCCCTCTGCTGGGACATGTGGACTTTTTGCTTCAACTgggaaaccaaaaaaatacatctgAACTTGGATAACTAACGAAAATGTTACTGCAACCCAGAGAACAAATCTAGATAATGTTGATTTGAAAGTGATCAGATaatcagtgttttaaaaacaatgatctTACCATGTATCAGTATAACAGTATTCTGTAATGAGTATCATACCCTGAAATCATTTTTTGATTGAGTGAAGCCAACTCAATCCTTCTACTACACTCTAAATACACTTCCTGTACAGCAGGTATTGGAGTCATATCTCTGCTTCACACTTAGTTTAGCACTTGGTCTGCTCGTGTCCTAATTGCTCTTGCACAGGATGTTAACATGTAGTGTGATGGCAGGATAAAGGATAAATTGGCtaaccatggaaaaaaaaatcatttaaaatatatatatatatatatatatatatatatatatatatataatttggataTGCTTCAGACTTTGTTACACTGTACTTACTAATGTTATTCTCATGTTCAAAGAATTCTGTGGTGAGTGTGCAAACATGTAACTCGTAAAACAACAATGTAGTTAATgcacctgtattttgaagtgtatccattTACTTTTATACCATGTCCCAATTACTCCACTTTATACCACATTGTCCCAGTTCTTGTTGGAGGGTAGGAACAGTAAACacctgtctctctgtgttgtgctgtgctgtgctgtgctgtgctgtgtgggaaTGACTCCTGTGTTGACTGCAGGCAGGTCACATGTTGTTAAGGGAAATCGGAGCAGTGTATCCGAGGGCTGCAGATGTCAGTTTCAGTCACCCAGGCACGTGGGGGGCCAGCTAATTGAAGAGGACAGAGGCAGACTGGCAGAAGCTTCAGCTCACAAATCCAGCCATGGACAGCTCAATTGAGTGAATGAATAACCAAATAGGCTACTACTTCGAAATGTATGCATAACTAGAGGTTGGCTCCAAATGATATACCTTCTTTTATGGGTGTCAAATATGTTTACTCAGCTAGTTCATCAAACAGCTCTAGGTGGTTgaatttttattgtcattttacagCTGCCAATCGATTTCTCTGCATATAAAAGAATTTCGAGactcatatttgttttgtattccaTCCAACTCATTTTAATGTCATAGAACACTGAATAATCAGGAGTCCTAGACCtgtaattataaatgtaaaatgtatcatctttaaaaaaaatgtttgcctcCTTCAACTCATGTTCACTCTTCATGCTGTCATAAAAATACAGGAGGGTCTACTCTTAACACGATCAGTCATGCAGTTTAGAAGTGACAGAAGAAAGGCGG
Encoded proteins:
- the LOC121294999 gene encoding vicilin-like seed storage protein At2g18540, whose protein sequence is MSQQRETLCCRAAEEADSSRCEAERRRAQVETQAQQSREEKGLLVAENGKLKEEIQPLKSRLTDVQQVLAQVEKNYFESKIKLERITVEKQVLLEENRDLEREGNELRHKLKELTEESSKLREKEVSSRRRALAAEELSEKSTKAQREVEREKRLAEHERQEMANERDTWRRKHDALADILSSQEEEKSKRQNKACQANIKSYFLCVTENGQRVRILKNEDGTLRSFLEGEPVYLSTPGTEPEEPER